Proteins from a single region of Dyadobacter fanqingshengii:
- a CDS encoding bifunctional folylpolyglutamate synthase/dihydrofolate synthase, translated as MNYQETLDYLYSRLPVFQNVGARAFKPGLHTTRELCKFLGDPQNDYPTLHIAGTNGKGSTSHMLAAILQQAGYKVGLYTSPHLKDFRERIRVNGAFIGENFITEFISENKSNIERLSPSFFEATVAMAFSYFSKELVDIAVIEVGMGGRLDSTNIITPALSLITNISLDHTQFLGETLEEIAAEKAGIIKPGVPVVISERQTDSIAEVFSTAAERVNAPVVFASNVYEVNKTGFQNGLMEIDVIEKESLKPVYAGLRLDLTGAYQLKNIGGVIAAIEILREKGWALQDADVRAALASVTTLTGLKGRWQKLGEKPDIYCDTGHNTAGLASALEQFESVASGCQRFVVGFVGDKDISAMLQLFPSQGIFYFCQPSNMRALDSTQLMHLAAAYGLKGKAFVNVNDALEAAKRESDPNDTIYVGGSTFVVADIIDW; from the coding sequence ATGAATTACCAGGAAACATTGGATTATCTGTACAGCCGCCTGCCGGTTTTTCAGAATGTTGGGGCCCGTGCTTTTAAGCCGGGCCTTCATACTACCCGGGAGCTTTGCAAATTCCTTGGAGACCCTCAGAATGACTATCCTACATTGCATATAGCAGGAACAAACGGCAAGGGAAGCACGTCCCATATGCTTGCAGCCATACTTCAACAAGCAGGATACAAGGTCGGACTTTATACTTCGCCTCATTTAAAGGATTTTAGAGAAAGAATTAGAGTTAATGGGGCATTTATTGGGGAAAACTTCATTACGGAGTTTATCAGTGAAAATAAATCTAACATTGAAAGATTGTCTCCTTCTTTCTTTGAGGCTACGGTAGCAATGGCATTCTCCTATTTTTCGAAGGAATTGGTAGACATCGCCGTAATTGAGGTAGGCATGGGTGGCCGACTAGATTCAACTAACATTATAACCCCAGCATTGTCACTGATCACCAATATCAGCCTGGACCACACGCAGTTTCTAGGGGAAACGCTGGAAGAAATAGCAGCTGAAAAAGCCGGAATCATTAAGCCGGGAGTGCCTGTAGTGATAAGTGAAAGACAAACTGATTCAATCGCTGAGGTATTTTCCACGGCGGCTGAGCGGGTGAATGCACCAGTGGTCTTTGCTTCCAATGTGTATGAGGTCAACAAAACAGGCTTTCAGAATGGTCTGATGGAGATCGATGTGATTGAAAAAGAATCACTTAAACCAGTCTATGCCGGTCTGCGTTTAGACCTTACCGGTGCTTATCAGTTGAAGAATATCGGCGGGGTTATCGCTGCCATTGAAATCCTCAGAGAAAAAGGTTGGGCGTTGCAGGATGCAGATGTGCGCGCAGCGCTTGCGTCTGTAACGACGTTGACGGGCTTGAAAGGACGCTGGCAAAAGCTAGGGGAGAAGCCCGACATTTACTGCGACACAGGCCATAATACAGCTGGCCTGGCTTCCGCTTTGGAGCAGTTCGAGAGCGTTGCAAGCGGTTGTCAGCGCTTTGTTGTCGGTTTTGTGGGTGATAAGGACATTTCCGCTATGCTGCAACTTTTCCCTTCGCAAGGGATATTTTATTTTTGCCAACCCTCCAATATGCGCGCGCTAGACTCGACGCAATTGATGCACCTGGCCGCTGCATACGGCCTCAAAGGAAAGGCTTTTGTGAATGTGAATGATGCGCTGGAAGCCGCAAAACGCGAATCCGATCCAAATGACACGATCTATGTGGGAGGAAGCACTTTTGTGGTGGCAGACATTATAGATTGGTAA
- the menD gene encoding 2-succinyl-5-enolpyruvyl-6-hydroxy-3-cyclohexene-1-carboxylic-acid synthase encodes MAILQPLVDLAAICYAQGVRHVVVSPGSRSAALTLAFTRFGRFTIHVCMDERSAGFIGLGIAQQTGVPVVLICTSGSAVYNFAPAVSEAFFQHIPLLVISADRPKEWLHQYDGQTIYQNEIFGKHIKRSFEFSADYGHADVKWAINRMSNEAVTLTSTVPMGPVHINVPIREPFYPALGEEMLPSADLKIIKRQPAEMILAPEVWNALLDEFEEYPKILIAAGQNMPDHKLSEVLNKISEEWDIPVLADSIGNVSGVSIIRNHDLFLSSKNAEDLVPDLLITFGLSFISKDFKQFIRKNPPKAHWHIGEDAFLADPTQSLTRTIPVSPDYFFKNLYEKIDYQLFIQNSDPETDSSFLRKWSAKDLMSAQIKRDYCNNLPKLSDLTSLDSMFKYIDRVFQLHVANSMSVRYINLLDLGSNVRSVFCNRGTSGIDGCVSTAIGAALVNEEETLLVVGDVAFMYDRNGLLINTLLQNLKIVVINNAGGNIFRMIDGPSGLPEIETYFETRHAFSARRTCEDSNIAYFSCKEFEALEHSVKAFLENKGIALLEIFTDPYENETVWKELRKLGREQ; translated from the coding sequence ATGGCCATTTTACAACCCTTGGTGGATCTTGCCGCCATTTGCTATGCGCAGGGTGTGAGACACGTTGTGGTTTCGCCCGGCTCGCGCAGTGCAGCGCTTACGCTCGCTTTTACACGCTTCGGGCGGTTCACGATTCATGTGTGTATGGATGAGCGCTCGGCGGGCTTCATAGGACTCGGAATAGCGCAGCAAACGGGCGTTCCCGTGGTGTTGATCTGCACGTCTGGGAGTGCAGTCTATAATTTCGCTCCGGCGGTTTCTGAGGCGTTTTTCCAGCACATTCCGTTGCTTGTTATTTCCGCTGATCGCCCAAAGGAATGGCTTCATCAATATGACGGACAAACAATTTACCAGAACGAGATATTTGGCAAGCATATCAAGCGTTCTTTTGAATTTTCCGCGGATTACGGTCATGCAGATGTCAAATGGGCCATTAACCGAATGTCCAATGAAGCGGTAACCCTTACTTCTACGGTTCCAATGGGGCCAGTTCATATCAATGTTCCTATCAGGGAGCCATTTTACCCGGCATTGGGAGAAGAAATGCTTCCTTCGGCTGATCTCAAAATAATAAAACGGCAGCCAGCCGAAATGATTCTCGCACCAGAAGTTTGGAATGCATTATTGGATGAGTTCGAAGAGTATCCCAAGATTTTAATTGCCGCAGGCCAGAATATGCCGGATCATAAGCTCAGCGAAGTGCTGAATAAGATCTCGGAAGAGTGGGATATACCGGTCCTCGCAGACAGCATCGGTAATGTATCAGGGGTAAGCATTATTCGAAATCACGACTTGTTTTTGAGCAGTAAAAATGCGGAAGACTTGGTTCCTGATCTGTTAATCACATTCGGTTTGTCATTCATTTCGAAGGATTTCAAGCAATTTATTAGAAAGAACCCTCCAAAAGCGCATTGGCATATTGGCGAAGATGCATTTTTAGCCGACCCTACGCAATCTTTAACCAGGACGATCCCGGTTTCTCCTGATTATTTCTTCAAGAATTTATATGAAAAGATTGATTATCAGCTGTTTATCCAAAATTCTGACCCTGAAACGGATTCATCCTTTTTACGGAAATGGTCCGCAAAGGATTTGATGTCCGCGCAGATAAAGCGCGACTACTGCAATAATCTACCTAAGTTATCTGATTTAACATCGTTAGATTCGATGTTTAAGTATATTGATCGAGTATTTCAGTTACATGTTGCTAACAGCATGTCTGTCCGGTATATCAATTTGCTTGACTTGGGAAGTAATGTTCGGAGCGTGTTTTGTAACAGAGGAACGAGTGGAATTGATGGCTGCGTAAGCACAGCAATCGGCGCTGCTTTGGTGAATGAAGAAGAGACCTTGCTGGTAGTTGGTGATGTGGCATTCATGTATGACCGGAACGGTTTGCTCATCAACACGCTTCTGCAAAATTTGAAAATCGTGGTCATCAATAATGCCGGCGGTAATATTTTCAGGATGATCGACGGACCGTCCGGCCTGCCGGAAATAGAGACTTACTTCGAGACCAGACATGCATTCTCCGCCAGGCGAACTTGTGAGGATTCAAACATAGCTTATTTCAGCTGCAAAGAATTTGAGGCGTTGGAACATTCCGTCAAAGCATTTCTTGAAAACAAGGGCATTGCCTTGTTAGAGATTTTTACGGATCCGTACGAAAACGAAACAGTCTGGAAGGAGCTTAGAAAGTTAGGTCGTGAACAGTGA
- a CDS encoding sigma-70 family RNA polymerase sigma factor: MRQLKISKQITNRESQSLDKYLQEIGKVDLLTPDEEVTLAQKIRDGDQLALERLTKANLRFVVSVAKQYQNQGLSLGDLINEGNLGLIKAAQRFDETRGFKFISYAVWWIRQSILQALAEQSRIVRLPLNRVGSLNKISKTFSELEQRFEREPSPEELAEVLEISSSEVVDTMKISGRHVSMDAPFVQGEENSLLDVLENDLEDKPDSGLVNESLRKEVQRALCTLTQREADVIALYFGLNGEHAMTLEEIGEKFNLTRERVRQIKEKAIRRLRHVSRSKALKTYLG; this comes from the coding sequence ATGAGACAGCTAAAGATCAGTAAGCAAATTACCAACCGTGAGAGTCAGTCGTTAGACAAGTATTTGCAAGAAATCGGGAAGGTGGATTTGTTGACGCCGGACGAGGAAGTGACGTTAGCTCAGAAAATTAGGGATGGTGATCAGCTTGCATTGGAAAGACTTACCAAAGCAAATCTTCGCTTTGTTGTGTCTGTGGCCAAGCAATATCAGAATCAGGGCTTATCGTTGGGTGACTTGATCAATGAAGGTAACTTGGGTTTGATAAAAGCTGCTCAGCGTTTTGATGAAACAAGAGGTTTTAAATTCATTTCTTACGCAGTTTGGTGGATTCGCCAGTCTATCCTGCAGGCACTTGCCGAGCAGTCGAGGATTGTACGTTTACCCCTCAACCGTGTAGGTTCTTTAAATAAAATATCAAAGACTTTTTCAGAACTGGAGCAGCGTTTCGAACGTGAACCTTCTCCTGAGGAGTTGGCGGAAGTGCTTGAAATTTCTTCTTCTGAGGTTGTTGACACCATGAAGATTTCGGGCCGTCACGTTTCCATGGACGCTCCATTCGTTCAAGGCGAGGAAAACAGCCTTCTTGACGTATTGGAGAATGATTTGGAAGACAAACCTGATTCCGGTTTGGTGAATGAGTCATTGCGCAAGGAAGTGCAGCGTGCACTTTGCACATTGACACAGCGTGAAGCAGACGTGATCGCATTGTATTTCGGCTTGAATGGCGAGCATGCTATGACGCTTGAAGAGATCGGTGAGAAGTTTAACCTTACCCGTGAACGCGTTCGTCAGATCAAAGAAAAAGCGATCAGAAGATTGCGTCACGTATCAAGAAGCAAAGCATTGAAAACATATCTGGGTTAA
- a CDS encoding tetratricopeptide repeat protein: protein MVFKHGASTFGMLLYVGASSVFAQNTLSITEPEAHFRNGLEYYEKSNYVAARQEFNEFLGSDDKLLSTTDYNKVTAEYYVAVTGLYLNYPEAEVQVDRFVKNHSEHPKAQQIYGDLGRYYYESGQYDKAITYLEKAVNVAGSGANKLESAYQLAMSYYNTQQLDAALPLFNQVKTETSFANAGDASFYAGVINYQKNKFEEAYQDFQRIEDHPYYKNEAPNWIISSLYQLKRYDELLTYGEKILKSQRGNTKLDDVALYVAEVYYEKGDYAAAVTSYERYKRMKPGVVPPTVALHYGHAQFRNGNYEGAITNLKPIGPGKDSVSQYASYILGISYLKTSNLSFALTSFDDASKLDFNPVVKEEAAYNHAKVQLESGNNNEAVKEFNDFMTKYPESKHTEEATELVAEGYASASNSVGAIKYIEGLSKRNTKINGTYQRLTYNQGVLDFNAQRFDNAIAMFDKSIKFPLDEQLFISATYYKAESTYGLNKVDEAANLYTQISKNPKAGVYARKSLYALGYIYYNQKKYAQALTYFKEFTSNIEGIEPLMIEDGFSRLADCYLAAKNYNEAIKTYEQVSAKGKVDKDYALFQKARAYVYMNREQEARKQFDQLISQYPQSRYLDDAYFQLADIDFQKQSYSAAVKGFTRMINEKPKSNAIPAALLRRAQSYYNLQVYEQAIVDFRKILTEYPDSPSASSALEGIQEAYTAVGRPEEFTQVLGVVRKNNPGNEKLEEVEFDNVRNLYYAEKYENAINSLQSFIQSYPASKHQADATYFIASSYDKIGKVNEALEFFGKVVQQNKSTFVAAAAQRSAELEIGRGNYNNAVSNFRVLLRNSESKKEQAQAWVGLMDTYYTLKSYDSTLYYAKEVINAGNLIPGAVGKAQLYAGKVPFELGDFTKAGEEFRKIAASSKDEYGAEASYWSAMVLYKNKKYKEAETAIIDMGKNFEGYDYWRVRSFILLAEVYVGLNEMGQAKATLTSIIDNSDDKEAVELAKEKLAQISK from the coding sequence ATGGTTTTTAAACACGGCGCCTCCACTTTCGGAATGCTTTTATATGTTGGCGCATCTTCGGTTTTTGCTCAGAATACATTAAGTATTACAGAACCGGAAGCCCATTTTCGTAACGGCCTGGAATATTATGAAAAGTCAAATTACGTTGCTGCCAGGCAAGAATTCAACGAATTTCTGGGCAGTGATGATAAGTTGCTGAGTACCACGGATTACAATAAAGTTACTGCTGAATATTATGTGGCTGTGACTGGTTTGTATCTGAATTACCCCGAGGCGGAAGTGCAGGTAGATCGATTCGTCAAGAACCATTCAGAACACCCGAAAGCACAGCAGATATATGGTGACCTGGGTCGTTATTATTACGAGTCAGGACAATATGACAAAGCCATCACATATTTAGAAAAGGCTGTTAATGTTGCAGGAAGTGGTGCCAATAAGCTTGAAAGTGCTTATCAGCTGGCCATGTCTTATTATAATACGCAGCAACTGGATGCAGCTTTGCCATTGTTCAACCAGGTGAAAACGGAGACTTCCTTTGCCAATGCAGGCGACGCTTCGTTTTACGCGGGTGTTATCAATTATCAAAAAAATAAGTTTGAAGAGGCCTACCAGGATTTTCAGCGCATTGAGGATCATCCTTATTATAAGAATGAGGCACCTAACTGGATCATTTCATCATTATACCAATTAAAACGGTATGATGAGCTTTTAACATACGGTGAAAAGATCCTTAAATCACAAAGAGGCAATACTAAACTTGATGATGTCGCATTATATGTGGCAGAAGTATATTATGAAAAAGGCGACTATGCTGCGGCCGTAACATCATACGAACGTTATAAGCGCATGAAACCGGGCGTTGTGCCTCCGACTGTGGCACTTCATTATGGTCATGCGCAGTTCAGAAATGGTAATTATGAAGGTGCTATAACGAACCTGAAACCGATCGGACCGGGTAAAGATTCTGTTTCGCAGTACGCATCTTACATACTGGGAATCAGCTACTTAAAGACTTCTAATTTAAGTTTTGCTTTAACCTCCTTTGACGACGCATCAAAGCTTGACTTTAACCCTGTTGTTAAGGAAGAAGCAGCTTACAACCATGCGAAAGTCCAGTTGGAGTCTGGAAACAACAATGAGGCTGTAAAGGAGTTCAACGACTTCATGACTAAGTATCCTGAGAGTAAACATACGGAGGAAGCGACCGAGTTAGTAGCCGAAGGATACGCCAGCGCAAGCAATTCAGTAGGGGCTATAAAGTACATTGAGGGCCTTTCTAAGCGGAATACTAAAATTAATGGCACTTATCAGCGGCTCACTTACAACCAAGGCGTGCTGGATTTCAACGCACAACGTTTCGATAACGCCATCGCCATGTTTGATAAGTCTATTAAGTTTCCGCTGGACGAACAGCTTTTTATTTCTGCGACTTACTATAAAGCGGAATCAACTTATGGTTTGAACAAGGTCGACGAAGCAGCCAACCTTTACACGCAGATCTCCAAGAATCCCAAAGCAGGAGTTTATGCAAGGAAGAGCTTGTACGCATTAGGATACATTTATTATAACCAGAAGAAATACGCGCAGGCATTAACTTACTTTAAGGAGTTCACCAGCAACATTGAGGGCATTGAGCCGCTCATGATAGAGGATGGCTTTTCGAGATTAGCGGATTGCTATCTGGCTGCGAAAAATTACAACGAAGCGATCAAGACATACGAGCAGGTTTCGGCCAAGGGTAAAGTGGATAAGGATTACGCATTGTTCCAGAAGGCCCGTGCGTATGTGTACATGAACCGCGAGCAAGAGGCGCGTAAACAATTTGATCAACTGATCAGCCAGTATCCGCAGTCGAGATATCTGGATGATGCTTATTTCCAGCTGGCAGACATTGATTTTCAGAAACAAAGTTACTCTGCCGCGGTGAAAGGTTTCACCCGAATGATCAATGAAAAGCCGAAAAGTAACGCAATTCCTGCAGCGTTGCTTCGCAGGGCGCAGTCATACTATAACTTACAGGTTTACGAACAAGCGATCGTCGATTTCCGCAAGATCCTGACAGAATATCCAGATTCGCCTTCGGCAAGCAGTGCGTTGGAAGGAATTCAGGAAGCTTACACGGCTGTGGGTCGTCCGGAAGAATTTACGCAGGTTCTTGGCGTGGTAAGAAAGAACAATCCGGGTAATGAGAAACTGGAAGAAGTTGAGTTTGACAACGTTCGTAACCTCTATTATGCAGAGAAATACGAGAATGCTATCAATTCCCTGCAAAGCTTTATCCAGAGCTATCCTGCCAGCAAGCATCAAGCAGATGCCACTTACTTCATCGCTTCATCTTATGACAAGATTGGTAAAGTGAATGAAGCACTGGAATTCTTTGGTAAAGTGGTTCAGCAAAACAAATCAACATTCGTGGCCGCAGCGGCGCAACGTTCGGCTGAACTGGAAATTGGTCGCGGTAACTATAACAATGCGGTTTCTAATTTCCGCGTGCTGCTTCGTAATTCGGAGAGCAAGAAAGAACAGGCTCAGGCATGGGTGGGTCTGATGGACACCTATTATACATTGAAAAGCTACGACTCGACGCTGTATTATGCGAAAGAAGTGATCAATGCCGGTAACCTGATCCCGGGTGCAGTAGGGAAAGCGCAACTGTATGCTGGTAAGGTCCCTTTTGAGCTCGGCGATTTTACAAAGGCCGGCGAAGAGTTCAGGAAAATAGCCGCTTCTTCCAAAGACGAATATGGTGCTGAGGCAAGTTACTGGTCTGCGATGGTGCTTTATAAAAACAAAAAATATAAAGAGGCCGAGACAGCGATCATTGATATGGGAAAAAATTTCGAGGGATATGATTACTGGCGCGTAAGGTCTTTTATACTGCTTGCTGAGGTGTATGTCGGATTGAATGAGATGGGACAGGCTAAGGCGACATTAACCTCCATCATCGACAATTCCGACGATAAGGAAGCAGTTGAGCTTGCAAAGGAAAAGTTGGCTCAGATCAGTAAATAA
- a CDS encoding tetratricopeptide repeat protein: protein MVISIKLNKILILLALIISSCSSQDKKDAADFFLKGNQALNQKNYAEALRLYDEAIAKNADFSDAYLNKGITLLKMGMPNDAYEILTEAIKIDPTLTQANLVRAESGLDLGRLREAKQDLQQIEKDYKDSARFFLVRGNLLGAEGNASLALADYDRSIQLQKLNVEAYVNRGAIYYGLKNLKSAKEDFQNALALNPAQPQALNNLGLIATKERNWKSALSYFDKVLSVTPDDAYSLNNKGYVLLQTGSPDQAKELIEKSLDKLPKNGYAFRNLGIYYQKAGQPEKAIEAFSKAIDIAEPVDMLFGLAGGAYFQQKNITAACKIWKQGIVLKDSIAIAESAKNCP from the coding sequence ATGGTTATCAGTATTAAACTAAATAAAATACTAATATTATTAGCGCTAATTATCTCGTCGTGTTCCAGTCAGGACAAGAAAGATGCAGCTGACTTTTTCTTAAAAGGCAACCAGGCGCTTAATCAAAAGAACTATGCCGAAGCATTACGCCTGTATGACGAAGCAATTGCCAAAAATGCAGATTTTTCAGACGCCTATCTCAATAAAGGAATAACTTTATTGAAAATGGGAATGCCAAATGATGCTTATGAGATTTTGACAGAAGCAATTAAAATTGACCCGACACTCACACAGGCAAACCTCGTAAGGGCTGAATCCGGGCTTGATTTGGGCAGGTTGCGCGAAGCGAAGCAGGATTTACAGCAGATCGAGAAAGACTACAAAGACTCTGCCCGATTTTTTCTGGTCCGTGGGAATCTGCTCGGCGCTGAGGGCAATGCTTCCCTGGCGCTTGCGGACTATGACCGTTCTATCCAGTTACAAAAATTGAATGTGGAAGCTTATGTAAACCGGGGTGCCATATACTACGGGCTGAAAAACCTTAAATCTGCTAAGGAAGATTTCCAGAATGCACTTGCATTGAATCCTGCCCAACCACAAGCGCTCAACAATTTGGGACTAATTGCGACAAAAGAGCGGAACTGGAAGTCGGCACTCTCCTATTTTGACAAAGTGCTTTCGGTTACTCCGGACGATGCGTACTCGCTCAACAACAAAGGTTATGTGCTTTTGCAAACCGGATCACCTGATCAGGCAAAGGAGTTGATCGAGAAATCCCTGGATAAGTTGCCAAAAAATGGATATGCCTTTCGGAACCTCGGGATTTATTATCAAAAGGCCGGGCAACCGGAGAAGGCGATCGAAGCCTTCTCAAAAGCAATTGATATTGCCGAGCCGGTGGACATGCTCTTCGGACTGGCGGGAGGAGCATACTTCCAGCAAAAAAATATCACAGCAGCATGTAAAATCTGGAAGCAAGGCATTGTATTAAAGGACTCAATTGCCATTGCTGAATCCGCAAAAAATTGCCCGTGA
- a CDS encoding TonB-dependent receptor: MTKSTAIRSSLFLLTLGFSSQFAFAQRGEIESQTYEIVKEKSIEFAPANRVYDKVDPIKGETGKKKVDYQIIDPQIDLSSPKLTPSVAASSDEQKRKDEPDVLNNYVKLGAGNYGRFLGEAFVGGRPSEDLVFTTQLKHLSAANGPVDDKNSANAATNFRVGGKYIRSKYKVEAALDYDRKNYYFYGYQPQPETVQVNRDSIRQTINRFGVALGFENTDASVLVDYSVKTSLHTLRDRYEASELDWGTKLMASVPLSESFHALLEADAFVTQRVDRFTFNRNLFRVKPTFKYTSELFSVTAGINVANETDSELEINRTKAFPVLNIDVAPFAGLHIFAGWNGDMVRNTLKSMLGENQWLGPNVQILNTDKDYEISGGVKGEGLAGFNYEGKVAYTQYRNFYYFNNSLADTSKFAILYDPGKTKVLSISGQAGYNFNDLFKTSLKVNFFDYSVSDLEEPWHRPDLTLNWFNALSISKKLFVTADFYMLRGIKAKNFQTGEVTKLPVIADLNFKIDYLLTRNFSAFVALNNVLGKQYQRYQYYPQQGLNFIGGLSFSF; the protein is encoded by the coding sequence ATGACGAAATCCACCGCGATACGTTCTTCCTTATTTTTATTGACACTTGGCTTTTCTTCCCAGTTTGCATTCGCGCAGCGGGGGGAGATTGAAAGCCAGACTTACGAGATTGTTAAAGAGAAAAGCATTGAATTTGCTCCGGCTAACCGGGTTTATGATAAAGTGGATCCTATCAAAGGAGAAACAGGCAAGAAAAAGGTTGATTATCAGATCATTGATCCGCAAATAGACCTTTCTTCGCCAAAGCTTACGCCTAGCGTGGCGGCATCCTCCGATGAGCAGAAACGCAAAGATGAACCCGACGTGCTGAATAACTATGTTAAGCTCGGAGCGGGTAACTACGGGCGTTTCCTGGGCGAAGCATTTGTTGGCGGTCGTCCTTCCGAAGATTTGGTTTTCACTACGCAGCTCAAACATTTGTCCGCCGCCAATGGTCCGGTCGATGACAAGAATTCCGCAAATGCAGCCACGAATTTCAGGGTTGGTGGGAAATATATCCGAAGCAAGTATAAAGTCGAGGCAGCGCTGGATTATGACCGTAAGAACTATTATTTCTATGGTTATCAACCACAGCCTGAAACAGTTCAGGTTAACCGGGACAGCATTCGGCAAACCATCAACCGCTTTGGCGTTGCACTGGGTTTTGAAAACACTGACGCATCCGTGTTGGTGGACTATTCTGTAAAAACGAGCCTGCATACACTGCGCGACCGTTATGAAGCATCGGAGCTGGACTGGGGAACCAAGTTAATGGCCTCTGTGCCTTTATCCGAATCATTCCATGCGCTGCTGGAAGCGGATGCCTTCGTTACACAGCGGGTTGACAGATTCACTTTCAATAGAAATTTATTCCGCGTAAAACCAACATTCAAATATACATCGGAGCTCTTTTCGGTCACAGCGGGTATCAATGTTGCCAACGAAACCGACAGCGAGCTTGAAATTAACAGGACAAAGGCCTTTCCAGTGTTAAATATTGATGTCGCGCCGTTTGCAGGATTGCACATTTTTGCCGGATGGAATGGTGATATGGTAAGGAATACTTTGAAAAGTATGCTGGGTGAAAACCAATGGCTGGGTCCCAATGTTCAAATACTTAACACTGATAAGGACTATGAAATCAGTGGCGGTGTGAAGGGTGAAGGATTGGCAGGGTTTAACTACGAGGGTAAAGTGGCTTACACGCAATACAGGAATTTCTACTATTTCAACAATTCGCTTGCGGACACTTCCAAGTTTGCTATTTTGTATGATCCGGGCAAAACGAAAGTGCTAAGCATTTCTGGTCAGGCAGGCTATAATTTCAATGATTTATTCAAAACATCTCTTAAAGTAAACTTCTTCGACTACTCCGTTTCAGACCTGGAAGAGCCTTGGCACCGTCCTGATCTTACGTTAAACTGGTTTAATGCGCTTTCCATCAGCAAAAAATTGTTTGTAACGGCCGATTTTTACATGCTTCGAGGAATTAAAGCAAAAAATTTCCAGACCGGCGAGGTGACGAAATTACCTGTAATAGCAGATCTGAATTTCAAGATTGATTATCTGTTAACCAGGAACTTCTCTGCGTTTGTGGCACTGAACAATGTATTGGGCAAACAGTATCAGCGTTATCAATATTACCCGCAGCAAGGGCTAAACTTTATTGGAGGATTATCATTTTCTTTTTAA
- a CDS encoding HU domain-containing protein yields MIAVETVIRKLVGEYEFVIIPGFGALLSHQIPAAYDNMSQTFSPPAKKLAFNEFLKLDDGLLANYISRHETLSHLEAVDYVKRYTDELRQNLEQRGQAQITGIGDFSKNIEGKLVFEPNTEKYFKDEWYGFEKIRAKQIDKKLVPVAAAESYMAEEQVEIIEAEEERSNSFKWARWAAAAVIATVICGLSVFLVNSRNGDIQSTLNPFTELFSKSEAVVEEKTETVAVPAEITPLTKTQPVVDSAAIVAKPVEVVAAVKIDSAKEEAVAPAVRPEPAASVEPAKTSKFYVIAGTFKGTRQANVLLAQLKEKGFADASILPPDRFGKKVKVAVNGYGNETDAYRASAKLQGVIGEAGWVYKKK; encoded by the coding sequence ATGATAGCAGTCGAAACAGTAATCCGAAAACTTGTAGGTGAATATGAATTTGTAATCATTCCAGGATTCGGAGCATTGCTTTCGCACCAGATTCCGGCTGCTTATGATAACATGTCACAAACTTTTTCTCCGCCTGCCAAGAAGCTAGCATTCAATGAGTTTCTGAAACTGGACGACGGACTTCTGGCCAATTACATTTCGCGCCATGAGACATTGTCGCATCTGGAAGCAGTGGATTATGTGAAACGTTATACGGACGAGTTGCGCCAGAATCTGGAACAACGCGGCCAGGCCCAGATTACCGGGATTGGCGATTTCAGTAAAAATATCGAGGGTAAACTTGTTTTCGAGCCCAATACGGAGAAATATTTTAAAGATGAATGGTACGGCTTCGAGAAGATTAGAGCCAAGCAAATTGATAAAAAGCTAGTTCCGGTTGCAGCAGCAGAATCCTACATGGCCGAAGAACAGGTTGAAATCATTGAGGCAGAGGAAGAAAGATCTAATTCGTTTAAGTGGGCACGTTGGGCTGCAGCGGCAGTGATAGCAACGGTTATCTGCGGTTTAAGCGTGTTTTTGGTAAATTCGAGAAACGGTGACATTCAAAGCACATTAAATCCCTTTACTGAGCTGTTCTCAAAGTCAGAAGCTGTTGTTGAAGAAAAAACAGAAACAGTTGCAGTACCGGCGGAGATTACTCCTTTAACCAAAACGCAGCCGGTTGTTGATTCTGCAGCGATCGTCGCGAAGCCTGTTGAGGTGGTTGCAGCTGTTAAAATTGATTCAGCTAAGGAGGAAGCGGTTGCTCCTGCTGTAAGGCCGGAGCCTGCTGCCTCTGTTGAACCTGCCAAAACGTCTAAGTTTTACGTGATAGCAGGAACATTTAAGGGGACCAGACAAGCAAATGTTCTCTTGGCTCAATTGAAGGAAAAGGGCTTCGCAGATGCGAGCATCCTGCCTCCGGACAGATTTGGTAAAAAAGTGAAGGTGGCGGTGAACGGCTACGGAAATGAAACCGATGCGTATCGTGCTTCCGCAAAATTGCAGGGAGTTATTGGCGAGGCAGGCTGGGTTTACAAGAAAAAATAA